A genome region from Arthrobacter sp. SLBN-100 includes the following:
- a CDS encoding ABC transporter permease: protein MRHDVSHAYRGIPRWTYMVAVLAALLVILPLFAMLARVKWADFLPLVTSAPALSALGLSLRTSAASTVLCIVLGVPLALVLARGRFRLQGLLRSLVLLPLVLPPVVGGIALLYTFGRQGLLGRSLEILGLQIAFSTTAVVLAQTFVALPFLVVSLEGALRTGGERYEAVAATLGASPGRVFRRVTLPLVLPGLASGAVLSFARSLGEFGATLTFAGSLQGVTRTLPLEIYLQRETDPDAAVALSLVLMAVAVGVVALAYRRPAGEGAAFWTQRTTTAAAAGRDGP, encoded by the coding sequence ATGCGGCACGACGTGAGCCACGCCTACCGGGGCATTCCGCGCTGGACCTACATGGTGGCGGTCCTTGCCGCGTTGCTGGTGATCCTGCCTCTGTTCGCGATGCTTGCCAGGGTGAAGTGGGCGGACTTCCTTCCCCTGGTCACCTCGGCCCCGGCGTTGTCGGCCCTGGGCCTGAGCCTGCGCACCTCTGCGGCCAGTACGGTTCTGTGCATCGTCCTTGGGGTGCCGTTGGCCCTGGTCCTGGCCCGGGGCAGGTTCCGGCTGCAGGGCCTCCTGCGCTCCCTGGTGCTGCTCCCGCTGGTGCTGCCGCCGGTGGTGGGCGGCATCGCACTCCTCTACACCTTTGGCCGCCAGGGCCTCCTGGGCCGGAGTCTCGAGATCCTGGGCCTGCAGATTGCCTTTTCCACCACCGCCGTGGTCCTGGCACAGACGTTTGTGGCCTTGCCGTTCCTCGTGGTCAGCCTGGAGGGTGCGCTGCGGACCGGGGGTGAACGGTATGAAGCGGTGGCGGCGACCCTGGGGGCCTCGCCCGGCCGGGTTTTCCGCCGGGTCACGCTGCCGCTGGTGCTGCCCGGGCTGGCCTCCGGAGCGGTACTGTCCTTCGCCCGAAGCCTCGGTGAATTCGGTGCCACGCTGACTTTCGCGGGCAGCCTCCAAGGGGTGACCCGGACCCTGCCGCTGGAAATCTACCTGCAGCGTGAAACAGACCCGGACGCCGCCGTTGCCCTTTCCCTGGTGCTGATGGCCGTGGCAGTCGGCGTGGTGGCACTCGCCTACCGGCGGCCAGCCGGCGAAGGCGCGGCTTTCTGGACCCAACGGACGACGACGGCTGCGGCAGCGGGAAGGGACGGCCCGTGA
- the modA gene encoding molybdate ABC transporter substrate-binding protein has product MAGLAGCSTAGGSSAGSSGAGQTLTVFAAASLKASFTELAKTYEAGHPGSTVTLSFAGSADLATQISQGAPVDVFAAADTKNMDKLQQAGLVDGEPRIFATNTLAIAVPRGNPAGIRSFADLAKPGIRLVQCAQQVPCGAATAAVEHQTGTDLFPVSEENSVTDVLGKVISGEADAGLVYVTDVTSAAGKVEAVPFPEAAAAVNSYPIAALANGRNSVAAQAFLDLVTGPEGQQVLAEAGFGSSRP; this is encoded by the coding sequence ATGGCCGGGCTGGCCGGATGCTCTACTGCCGGTGGCTCATCCGCCGGAAGCAGCGGCGCCGGGCAAACCCTGACTGTGTTCGCCGCCGCTTCCCTCAAAGCCAGCTTCACCGAGCTGGCAAAGACCTACGAAGCCGGGCACCCGGGCAGCACCGTGACCCTCAGCTTCGCCGGCTCGGCTGACCTGGCCACCCAAATCAGCCAGGGTGCCCCGGTGGACGTCTTCGCCGCAGCGGACACCAAGAATATGGACAAGCTGCAGCAGGCAGGCCTGGTGGACGGTGAACCGCGCATTTTCGCCACCAACACCCTCGCCATTGCCGTCCCGCGGGGGAATCCGGCAGGCATCCGTTCCTTCGCCGACCTCGCAAAACCCGGAATAAGGCTGGTCCAGTGTGCGCAGCAGGTCCCCTGCGGGGCCGCCACGGCCGCCGTCGAACACCAAACGGGAACGGACCTGTTCCCGGTCAGCGAGGAAAACTCCGTGACGGACGTGCTCGGAAAGGTCATCTCCGGTGAAGCGGACGCCGGGCTGGTCTACGTCACCGACGTCACGTCAGCAGCAGGAAAGGTGGAAGCCGTGCCCTTCCCTGAAGCTGCAGCTGCCGTCAACAGCTACCCCATCGCAGCGCTGGCTAACGGCAGGAACAGCGTTGCCGCGCAAGCCTTCCTGGACCTCGTGACCGGCCCGGAAGGCCAACAGGTGCTGGCAGAAGCCGGTTTTGGCAGTAGCCGGCCTTGA
- a CDS encoding TOBE domain-containing protein has protein sequence MTIIRVSEAARFLGVSDDTVRRWMDNGSLTPVKDDAGRLAVDGLELARHAQKLAQLPDDPHRTGSSARNRFVGLVTGITADKVMAQVELQCGPFRVVSLMSSEAVRELGLEPGSVATAVVKATTVIIETPQGKAL, from the coding sequence ATGACGATCATCCGCGTTTCCGAGGCCGCCCGTTTCCTCGGCGTCAGCGACGATACTGTGCGCCGCTGGATGGACAACGGATCGCTAACGCCGGTGAAGGACGACGCCGGCCGCCTCGCCGTGGATGGCCTGGAGCTCGCCCGGCATGCACAGAAGCTCGCGCAGCTGCCCGACGATCCGCACCGGACCGGAAGTTCGGCGCGGAACCGCTTCGTGGGCCTGGTTACCGGCATCACCGCGGACAAGGTCATGGCACAGGTGGAGCTCCAGTGCGGGCCCTTCCGGGTGGTGTCCCTGATGAGCAGCGAGGCCGTCCGCGAACTGGGGCTGGAACCCGGCTCCGTGGCCACCGCCGTGGTCAAGGCCACCACCGTGATCATCGAAACACCGCAGGGGAAGGCGCTGTGA
- a CDS encoding DUF4031 domain-containing protein encodes MAVYIDPPLWPAHGTHFSHLVSDSSLEELHDFAAAAGIPERAFDGDHYDVAERRYDDLVAAGAVPVEARILVRNLIASGLRIPARQRNKSLKVPLFNRWDAIMPGHDALFLDLLDRWSEPHRKYHGCTHLLSVLEALDLLTDPADPPRTVLLAAWFHDAVYRGVAGQDEEESARLAEERLEAAGLPEAEVDEVARLVRLTSDHRPEPGDNGGALLCDADLSVLGGEPGEYARYVADVRQDYAHIGDADFAAGRTAVVRQLLELDPLFHTGRAKELWQDAAHRNLLGELA; translated from the coding sequence ATGGCCGTATACATCGACCCGCCACTCTGGCCTGCCCACGGAACCCACTTTTCGCACCTGGTGTCCGACTCGTCCTTGGAAGAACTTCACGATTTCGCGGCGGCGGCAGGTATCCCGGAGCGGGCCTTCGACGGCGACCACTATGACGTGGCGGAGCGCCGCTACGACGATCTCGTGGCGGCCGGAGCCGTCCCCGTTGAGGCGCGGATCCTGGTCCGGAATCTGATAGCCAGCGGCCTGCGCATCCCGGCACGCCAGCGGAACAAGTCGCTCAAGGTGCCGCTGTTCAACCGCTGGGACGCCATCATGCCGGGCCACGACGCACTCTTCCTGGACCTCCTGGACCGCTGGAGCGAACCACACCGCAAGTACCACGGCTGCACACACCTGCTATCAGTACTGGAAGCCCTCGATCTGCTCACCGACCCCGCCGACCCCCCTCGCACCGTGCTGCTCGCGGCCTGGTTCCACGACGCCGTCTACCGCGGCGTAGCGGGCCAGGATGAGGAGGAGTCGGCCCGCCTGGCGGAGGAGCGCCTGGAGGCTGCCGGCCTTCCCGAGGCGGAAGTTGACGAGGTGGCACGGCTGGTACGGCTGACGTCCGACCACCGCCCGGAACCGGGGGACAACGGCGGCGCCCTCCTCTGCGACGCAGATCTTTCCGTCCTCGGCGGGGAACCTGGCGAATATGCCCGGTATGTGGCGGACGTCCGCCAGGATTATGCGCACATCGGCGACGCTGACTTCGCTGCCGGACGCACCGCCGTCGTACGTCAACTGCTGGAACTTGACCCCCTGTTCCACACAGGGCGGGCAAAAGAGCTGTGGCAGGATGCCGCACACCGGAACCTGTTGGGCGAACTGGCATGA
- a CDS encoding 2-phosphosulfolactate phosphatase, with the protein MNAPRSNPRHTITASAAHRQLPYTVRMDWGLDGARTVTSGADLAVVVDVLSFGTCVSVALDRGAEVFPFPWKDTGAEDFAAHHHAQLAGPRDGGGLSLSPASFRAAGSLERVVLPSPNGSALCHELAGEVPLVAAVCLRNAGATAEWVAANLPADAVIAVIAAGERWPDGTLRAAVEDQIGAGAFIAGLAAAGKGGYEAEVGRHGYSPEAIAAAAVFEAAEPRLREMLHGCSSGLELCGAGYAGDVDIAAELDDSQAVAILANGVFRPR; encoded by the coding sequence ATGAACGCCCCCAGGTCCAACCCGCGCCACACGATCACCGCGAGTGCCGCCCACCGGCAACTGCCTTACACCGTCCGGATGGACTGGGGGCTCGACGGCGCCCGGACAGTCACGTCCGGGGCCGACCTCGCCGTGGTGGTTGACGTCCTGTCTTTCGGCACCTGCGTCAGCGTGGCCCTCGACCGGGGGGCCGAGGTTTTCCCTTTTCCTTGGAAGGACACCGGGGCGGAGGACTTCGCCGCGCACCACCACGCCCAGCTTGCCGGTCCCCGCGATGGCGGCGGGCTCAGCCTCTCGCCCGCCAGCTTCCGGGCCGCGGGATCCCTGGAGCGCGTGGTGCTGCCCTCACCGAACGGTTCCGCGCTCTGCCACGAGCTGGCCGGAGAAGTCCCGCTGGTGGCCGCCGTGTGCCTGCGCAATGCGGGGGCAACGGCGGAGTGGGTGGCAGCCAACCTCCCGGCTGACGCAGTGATCGCCGTCATTGCCGCCGGCGAGCGGTGGCCGGACGGCACCCTCCGCGCGGCCGTGGAGGACCAGATCGGGGCGGGAGCGTTTATCGCCGGCCTCGCGGCGGCGGGCAAGGGCGGTTACGAGGCCGAGGTGGGCAGGCACGGCTATTCACCGGAGGCCATCGCCGCCGCGGCGGTCTTTGAGGCCGCCGAGCCGCGGCTCCGGGAGATGCTGCACGGGTGTTCCAGTGGCCTCGAGTTGTGCGGCGCGGGTTATGCCGGCGACGTCGATATCGCCGCCGAGCTGGACGACAGCCAAGCCGTGGCCATTTTGGCGAACGGGGTGTTCCGTCCCCGCTGA
- a CDS encoding YccF domain-containing protein: MKTLLNIIWLVFGGFWLALGYFAAGVICCLLIITIPWGIASFRIAAYTLWPFGRMVVDKPGGSGVFSLLGNVIWLLVAGIWIAIGHVVTAFAMAVTIVGIPLAIANLKLIPVSLMPLGKQIVPTSAPFVATYR, encoded by the coding sequence ATGAAGACACTGCTCAACATCATCTGGCTGGTTTTCGGCGGCTTCTGGCTCGCGCTGGGCTATTTCGCGGCCGGTGTGATCTGCTGCCTGCTGATCATCACTATCCCCTGGGGCATCGCCTCGTTCAGGATCGCGGCCTACACGCTGTGGCCGTTCGGCCGCATGGTGGTGGACAAGCCCGGCGGTAGCGGGGTGTTCTCGCTGCTGGGCAACGTGATCTGGCTGCTGGTGGCCGGCATCTGGATCGCCATCGGCCACGTGGTCACCGCGTTCGCGATGGCCGTCACCATCGTCGGCATCCCGCTGGCCATCGCCAACCTGAAGCTCATCCCTGTGTCATTGATGCCGCTGGGCAAGCAGATCGTCCCCACCAGCGCGCCGTTTGTGGCGACGTACCGTTGA
- a CDS encoding phosphoribosylanthranilate isomerase gives MFVKVCGLSTPESVREAVDAGADAVGFVLTASPRVVSPSQASSLLAGVPAGVLPIGVFRHEPVADAVAIARAAGLEWIQLHGPRSREDVAMVHDAGMKLIRAITMAATPEEFEDWGEDLLLIDAAVPGSGEAWDYASVAALPALQGRHWLLAGGLEPANVGGASAAAHAWGVDVSSGVEASRGVKDLAKIRAFVHAAKGAAGPA, from the coding sequence AATCAGTCCGCGAGGCAGTTGATGCCGGGGCTGACGCTGTCGGCTTCGTCCTCACCGCCAGTCCCCGCGTGGTTTCGCCGTCGCAGGCATCCTCCTTGCTGGCAGGTGTTCCGGCGGGGGTTTTGCCGATCGGCGTGTTCCGGCACGAACCGGTGGCCGATGCTGTCGCCATCGCCCGGGCCGCCGGGCTGGAATGGATCCAGCTTCACGGCCCGCGGTCCCGCGAGGATGTGGCCATGGTGCACGACGCCGGCATGAAGCTCATCAGGGCTATCACCATGGCTGCCACTCCAGAGGAGTTTGAGGACTGGGGCGAGGACCTTCTGCTGATCGACGCCGCTGTGCCCGGCTCGGGTGAAGCCTGGGACTACGCCTCCGTTGCCGCGCTGCCTGCACTCCAAGGACGCCACTGGCTGCTGGCCGGGGGACTGGAGCCGGCCAACGTGGGCGGGGCGTCAGCAGCAGCCCATGCCTGGGGTGTAGACGTCTCCTCCGGTGTCGAAGCGTCCCGCGGCGTCAAGGACCTGGCCAAGATTCGCGCCTTTGTGCATGCCGCAAAGGGTGCTGCCGGGCCGGCCTAG